The Oscillospiraceae bacterium genome contains a region encoding:
- a CDS encoding anti-sigma factor antagonist, translating into MTITRTKNETSLTLALEGRLDTTTAPQLEAELKECLAGVTSLTLDMQQLAYLSSAGLRVILAAQKQMNKQGKMVIKNVCDTIMEVFEVTGFTDILTIE; encoded by the coding sequence ATGACCATTACCCGGACCAAAAATGAAACCAGCCTGACCCTGGCCCTTGAAGGGCGCCTTGACACCACGACCGCACCCCAGCTGGAAGCAGAACTGAAAGAGTGCCTTGCGGGCGTGACCAGCCTGACGCTGGACATGCAGCAGCTGGCTTACCTGTCGTCTGCGGGGCTGCGGGTGATTTTGGCGGCCCAAAAGCAGATGAACAAACAGGGGAAAATGGTCATCAAAAATGTGTGCGACACCATTATGGAGGTGTTTGAGGTCACCGGTTTTACGGATATTTTGACCATCGAGTGA
- a CDS encoding DNA-binding response regulator has product MDRVLLVDDDQKLLDSNEAYFASRGYLVYRAGTAREALELLRQTPLDCMVLDIDLPDRDGFQVCLQARKSSSLPIVFLSGYTEEENRLRGLTIGGDDYVTKPFSLAELELRVRLRIQRSKSAVPPPLLQFGPLMLDLSNRAVSFEGRSKEFSRLEFDILCFLALHPGRTFSYEELYAGVWEAPIQEGLHCLQVTVAKVRQKLAELAPNHTYIRTVRGKGYLFDPQG; this is encoded by the coding sequence ATGGATCGTGTGCTGCTGGTGGACGACGACCAAAAACTGCTGGACTCGAACGAGGCGTATTTTGCAAGCCGCGGCTATCTCGTTTACCGCGCCGGAACCGCCCGCGAAGCCCTGGAGCTTCTGCGGCAAACACCGCTGGACTGCATGGTGCTGGACATCGACCTGCCCGACCGGGACGGCTTTCAGGTCTGCCTGCAGGCGCGCAAAAGCAGCAGCCTGCCCATCGTGTTCCTCTCGGGCTATACCGAAGAGGAGAACCGCCTCCGGGGGCTCACGATCGGCGGCGACGATTACGTCACCAAACCCTTTTCGCTGGCCGAGCTGGAGCTTCGTGTGAGGCTTCGCATCCAGCGCAGCAAAAGCGCGGTGCCGCCTCCCCTGCTCCAGTTTGGCCCCCTCATGCTGGACCTCTCCAACCGCGCCGTTTCCTTTGAGGGCCGCAGCAAGGAATTTTCCCGGCTGGAATTCGACATTTTGTGCTTTCTGGCCCTGCACCCCGGCCGCACCTTCTCTTACGAGGAGCTGTACGCGGGCGTGTGGGAGGCCCCCATCCAGGAGGGGCTGCACTGTTTGCAGGTCACGGTGGCCAAGGTGCGCCAAAAGCTCGCGGAACTGGCTCCAAACCATACCTATATCCGCACGGTGCGCGGCAAGGGCTATCTGTTCGACCCGCAGGGCTGA